A genomic region of Nymphaea colorata isolate Beijing-Zhang1983 chromosome 2, ASM883128v2, whole genome shotgun sequence contains the following coding sequences:
- the LOC116248078 gene encoding pentatricopeptide repeat-containing protein At3g46790, chloroplastic-like — translation MGGLAGLEHTFDLSKHLSLCPLVSQSSNLISFLGKKQLHFRPSSDQFIPTPAPSEPTPFFPALLQDCTSLSALKQTHARLVIHGFQQNMFLVTKLILLYSSFGDMVSSQAVFDRIRSPSSFLWNVTIRGYATHDQFERAILLYMDMRHCIFPDKFTFPFVLKSCAALSDLERGKLVHQHVVVHGSWTDVFVGAALVDMYAKCGSVDDARQVFDKMLIRDLVSWTSMISGYVHNGYNCETLDFFAVMQREDVRPNRVSLLSVLLACGHLGAMRMGERFHSHIIRTGFSADISVVTALVDMYANCGSLEIARNLFDQTDGKDVICWCTMIASYGMHGHGKDAIDIFNRMISEGTRPNHVVFTCILSACSHSGLLEQGERYFKSMVDEYRIEPRLNHYACMVDLLGRSGRLNDAEKLVETMPVPPDAGVFGALLGACRIHGNLELAERTAAKLFQTEPKHSGYYVLLSNVYASKSRWTDVERVRNVMVERGLTKTQGCTFVEFNNQVYRFGVGDTSHPQWRQMHSLLEELMAQARALGYVPLTDFVLHDIEDEMKETMLSYHSERLAIAFALLNTSDGTPIRITKNLRICGDCHNATKFISKIVERVIIVRDMNRFHHFKNKQCSCGDYW, via the coding sequence ATGGGAGGCTTGGCTGGTCTAGAACACACATTTGATCTATCGAAACATCTATCCCTCTGTCCCCTCGTCTCACAATCTTCAAATCTTATCAGTTTTCTTGGTAAAAAACAACTCCATTTTCGCCCATCCTCCGACCAATTCATCCCCACGCCAGCACCATCAGAACCAACTCCCTTCTTCCCTGCTCTTCTCCAAGACTGCACCAGTTTGAGTGCTCTCAAGCAAACCCATGCTCGGTTGGTCATTCATGGCTTCCAACAGAACATGTTTCTTGTTACGAAGCTCATACTTTTGTATTCTTCCTTTGGTGATATGGTTTCTTCCCAAGCTGTCTTTGATAGGATCCGGAGCCCATCTAGCTTCTTATGGAATGTTACTATCAGGGGTTACGCCACCCACGACCAGTTTGAGCGAGCCATTTTGCTGTACATGGACATGAGGCACTGTATCTTTCCGGACAAatttacttttccttttgtgCTCAAATCATGTGCTGCGTTGTCAGATTTAGAAAGGGGCAAGTTGGTTCACCAGCATGTAGTAGTTCATGGCTCCTGGACTGATGTGTTTGTAGGGGCTGCCCTGGTCGATATGTATGCTAAATGTGGATCCGTAGACGATGCACGTCaagtgtttgataaaatgttGATAAGAGACCTGGTGTCGTGGACGAGCATGATCTCTGGCTATGTTCATAATGGTTATAACTGTGAAACGTTGGACTTCTTTGCAGTGATGCAACGAGAAGATGTGAGGCCAAACAGAGTAAGCTTGTTGAGTGTGCTGTTGGCTTGTGGTCATCTGGGAGCTATGAGGATGGGCGAACGGTTTCATAGCCACATAATAAGAACTGGATTTTCTGCTGATATTTCAGTTGTAACGGCTTTggttgacatgtatgccaactGCGGGAGCCTTGAAATTGCTCGGAATTTGTTTGACCAAACTGATGGAAAGGATGTTATATGCTGGTGTACAATGATAGCTAGTTATGGAATGCATGGGCATGGAAAAGATGCCATTGATATCTTTAACAGGATGATTAGCGAAGGTACAAGACCGAACCATGTGGTATTTACGTGTATTCTATCTGCTTGTAGCCATTCTGGCCTGTTGGAACAAGGCGAACGATATTTTAAATCCATGGTGGATGAGTACAGGATTGAACCAAGATTAAACCACTATGCCTGCATGGTGGATCTTCTTGGTCGTTCTGGTCGATTGAATGATGCAGAGAAGCTTGTAGAAACAATGCCTGTGCCTCCTGATGCTGGTGTTTTTGGAGCTTTACTTGGCGCCTGCAGAATCCATGGTAATTTAGAATTAGCAGAAAGAACTGCTGCAAAGCTTTTCCAGACAGAACCCAAGCATTCTGGTTACTATGTTCTGCTTTCAAACGTATATGCCTCCAAGTCAAGATGGACGGACGTGGAGAGGGTGAGAAATGTAATGGTTGAAAGAGGACTTACGAAAACTCAAGGATGCACCTTTGTGGAGTTCAACAACCAGGTTTACCGATTCGGAGTTGGTGACACATCACATCCGCAATGGCGTCAAATGCATTCTCTTCTTGAGGAACTGATGGCACAAGCCAGAGCACTGGGCTATGTACCTCTAACAGACTTTGTGCTTCATGACATTGAAGATGAGATGAAGGAAACTATGCTCTCTTATCACAGTGAAAGACTAGCTATTGCATTTGCACTTCTGAACACGTCCGATGGCACTCCTATTCGGATTACCAAAAATCTCAGAATCTGTGGTGATTGCCATAATGCTACAAAGTTCATTTCAAAGATTGTTGAACGTGTAATCATTGTCAGAGACATGAATCGCTTCCACCATTTCAAGAATAAGCAGTGCTCTTGTGGGGATTACTGGTAG
- the LOC116247401 gene encoding uncharacterized protein LOC116247401, translated as MAGGSLVLRLMSKRRTWAALFAVVYALLLSSSWTLVRSTFSAKATTTAAAAATKFPWSAVYASVLLGAAVGVLSMLAVLALAVPSMLFAWITILVLLALDQRRPSRSLVLEGRKITAEMSGMTLRIMLQEGRTLAALCVIFSFFLLTTLRHI; from the coding sequence ATGGCAGGTGGCTCCCTGGTTCTGAGGCTGATGAGCAAGAGGAGAACGTGGGCAGCCCTCTTTGCCGTCGTCTACGCCCTTCTGCTCTCCAGTTCATGGACGTTGGTCCGCTCCACATTCTCCGCCAAGGCCACCACCACCGCGGCCGCCGCCGCCACCAAGTTCCCTTGGTCGGCCGTTTACGCATCGGTTCTGTTGGGGGCGGCGGTGGGCGTCCTGTCGATGCTGGCGGTGCTGGCCCTCGCCGTCCCTTCCATGCTGTTCGCATGGATCACCATCCTGGTGCTGCTGGCCTTGGACCAGAGGCGCCCCAGCCGCTCGCTCGTGCTCGAGGGCCGCAAGATCACCGCCGAGATGTCGGGGATGACGCTGAGGATAATGCTCCAGGAAGGCAGGACCCTTGCTGCTCTCTGTGTGATCTTCAGCTTCTTCCTTTTGACCACTCTCAGGCACATTTaa
- the LOC116248082 gene encoding uncharacterized protein LOC116248082, which produces MTGSPTRSGDVAGNGNGTVKFLCSYGGRILPRYPDGRLRYVGGETRVLSVDQSITFAELAVKLGEMSAEPSVIIRCQLPTDDLDALVSVSSDEDVRNLIEEYDRFNQGKATPLKVRTFLWPRRSKPEAPPSPRPSLKIADAGKAHRPAGKVLPPNRPVGKVLLPIDACGCCAYPIVFPARACRNQQNWRRHPGPRPVVGFGGSAGYTRRTIHAPLPYSAPIPPRNLYAVHNGNYWQ; this is translated from the exons ATGACGGGAAGCCCAACGAGAAGCGGCGATGTCGCCGGAAACGGTAACGGCACGGTGAAGTTCCTTTGTAGCTACGGGGGCAGGATCCTCCCTCGTTATCCCGATGGCAGGCTACGATACGTAGGCGGGGAGACTAGGGTGCTGTCCGTCGACCAGTCCATAACTTTCGCAG AGCTGGCGGTTAAGCTCGGGGAGATGTCCGCCGAGCCCTCCGTGATCATCAGGTGCCAGTTGCCGACGGACGATCTAGACGCCCTGGTCTCTGTCTCCTCCGACGAGGACGTCCGCAATCTGATCGAGGAATACGATCGGTTCAACCAGGGAAAGGCGACTCCCTTGAAGGTCAGAACCTTCCTCTGGCCCCGTAGGAGCAAACCCGAGGCCCCGCCTTCTCCTCGTCCCTCTCTGAAGATCGCCGACGCCGGGAAGGCCCACAGACCAGCGGGAAAAGTGCTCCCTCCGAATAGACCAGTGGGAAAAGTGCTCCTTCCGATAGACGCGTGCGGATGCTGCGCTTATCCGATCGTTTTCCCGGCTAGGGCTTGCAGGAACCAGCAGAACTGGCGCCGCCATCCGGGTCCCCGCCCGGTCGTTGGATTCGGCGGCTCCGCTGGTTATACGCGCAGAACGATACATGCGCCACTGCCGTACTCCGCTCCAATCCCTCCGAGAAATCTATACGCGGTTCATAACGGCAACTACTGGCAATAA
- the LOC116248080 gene encoding plant intracellular Ras-group-related LRR protein 3-like, with product MAQDHHHHHQHAHLPLIDENNAMSGNGGPSSSFCIDIEGGGGVGSGNKGGGPDEVTATGGHEASDSIKLALASVAQARSVLQGLGERPDHESVDFARNKIAEIDAKLAKQLEEVVLSPRPEEVDRHDWRNHQAEKEKEYRQEAEKEKLPFKALVQLEEMHATYSVLLKEAEEKLEKLYAAEGNSSKFMPVEDEVNEEVVNILREASEKKLGHVVLSGRMLRYLPEAFGRIHSIVTLNLSNNQLEAIPDSIAGLQNMEELHLSSNILVSLPDSIGLLLNLRILNVSGNKLKALPDSISHCRSLVELDVSFNELTFLPTNLGYELANLQKLLVHLNKIRSLPSSVCEMRSLKQLDVHFNELCGLPFAIGRLTNLEVLNLSSNFSDLKELPESIGDLTNLKELDISNNQIHILPDSFGRLENLVKLNLDQNPLVIPPVEVVTQGVEAVKEYMAKRWVDLLLEEEHKSVLEANAQAPTGLLSRSTSFVNSWVSRIAGGVAGYLATTGEPKDPLLDQQL from the exons ATGGCCCAagaccaccaccaccaccaccaacatgCCCATCTTCCTCTGATAGATGAAAATAACGCCATGAGCGGAAATGGTGggccttcttcctccttctgcATCGATATCGAGGGCGGTGGCGGAGTAGGAAGTGGAAACAAAGGTGGAGGTCCCGACGAGGTGACGGCGACGGGGGGCCACGAGGCCTCGGACTCGATCAAACTAGCCTTAGCGAGCGTGGCGCAGGCGAGATCCGTGCTTCAGGGCCTGGGTGAGAGGCCGGACCACGAGTCCGTGGATTTCGCCAGGAACAAGATTGCGGAGATCGATGCCAAGCTTGCGAAGCAGCTCGAGGAGGTCGTGTTATCTCCACGACCTGAGGAGGTTGATCGGCACGATTGGAGAAATCATCAG gcagaaaaggaaaaggaatacAGGCAGGAAGCAGAGAAGGAGAAACTCCCATTCaaggctctggttcagttggaAGAGATGCACGCCACATACTCGGTGCTTCTGAAGGAGGCGGAGGAGAAATTGGAGAAGCTCTACGCTGCGGAAGGGAATAGTTCTAAGTTCATGCCTGTTGAGGATGAGGTCAATGAAGAAGTTGTTAACATACTGCGTGAAGCGTCGGAGAAGAAGCTGGGGCATGTGGTTCTTTCCGGGCGCATGCTGCGGTACCTGCCGGAGGCATTCGGGCGGATTCACAGCATAGTCACTCTTAACCTTTCCAATAATCAACTTGAG GCTATTCCTGACTCGATAGCCGGACTTCAAAACATGGAGGAATTGCATCTTTCTTCCAATATTCTGGTGTCACTGCCGGACTCAATTGGCCTGTTACTTAACCTGAGGATACTCAATGTCTCTGGAAACAAGCTAAAAGCACTACCCGATAGCATCTCACACTGCAG ATCATTGGTGGAGTTAGATGTGAGCTTTAATGAGCTTACCTTTCTACCAACGAACCTTGGTTATGAATTGGCGAATCTGCAAAAGCTCCTAGTTCATCTAAACAAGATACGATCTCTGCCTTCTTCAGTTTGTGAAATGAGATCTCTGAAGCAATTGGATGTTCATTTCAATGAGCTTTGTGGTCTACCTTTTGCAATAGGAAGGTTGACAAACCTTGAGGTTCTGAATTTGAGCAGCAACTTCAGTGATCTGAAAGAGCTCCCTGAGTCAATCGGGGATCTAACTAATCTCAAGGAACTTGATATTAGCAACAATCAGATTCACATCCTTCCTGATTCATTTGGTAGACTAGAGAACTTGGTGAAGCTCAATCTTGATCAGAATCCATTGGTTATCCCTCCTGTAGAAGTTGTTACACAAGGTGTTGAAGCTGTAAAAGAGTACATGGCAAAAAGATGGGTGGACCTTTTGTTGGAGGAAGAGCATAAAAGTGTACTAGAAGCTAATGCCCAAGCTCCAACTGGTTTGCTGTCTCGCAGCACTTCTTTCGTAAACAGTTGGGTTTCTAGGATTGCTGGAGGTGTTGCTGGTTATTTGGCCACAACTGGGGAACCTAAAGATCCCTTGCTTGATCAGCAATTATAG